A stretch of Gallaecimonas pentaromativorans DNA encodes these proteins:
- a CDS encoding transposase → MTRPRAELVSVNDTPYYHCIGRCVRRAFLCGKDTLTGQDFSHRKAWVMERLKVLQSVFTIELCAYAVMSNHYHLVVHVDANAVAVLDDDAVMARWELLFALPLLISRYRAGKLTCEAERMVARSHIDKLRQRLCDLSWFMRCLNEHIARKANEEDHCKGRFWEARFKSQAILDEAGLLACMAYVDLNPLRAKIVDTPEASADVSLSARLNTDDSKPALLPFVTQFKDSPKGIPFALADYLALVDWTGRAQREDKRGFISQETPAILERLGLDADSFLIALGQHQLSRGSVIGHKQAQSAYAKAHHRRHVVGPPIKAA, encoded by the coding sequence ATGACCCGTCCTCGTGCTGAACTGGTGTCGGTGAACGACACGCCCTATTACCACTGCATTGGTCGTTGTGTACGCCGCGCCTTTCTCTGTGGCAAAGACACCCTCACCGGCCAGGATTTCAGTCACCGCAAGGCGTGGGTGATGGAGCGGCTAAAGGTGCTGCAATCTGTCTTTACCATCGAGCTTTGTGCCTATGCGGTGATGTCCAATCATTACCACTTAGTGGTGCATGTGGATGCCAACGCCGTAGCGGTGTTAGACGATGACGCGGTAATGGCCCGTTGGGAGCTGCTGTTTGCTTTGCCGCTCCTCATCAGCCGCTATCGGGCCGGTAAGTTAACCTGTGAGGCTGAGCGGATGGTGGCGCGCTCACATATCGACAAGTTGCGTCAGCGCTTGTGTGACCTGTCCTGGTTTATGCGCTGTTTGAACGAGCATATTGCCCGTAAGGCCAATGAAGAGGACCACTGCAAGGGCCGGTTTTGGGAGGCGCGGTTTAAGTCCCAAGCCATTTTGGATGAAGCGGGCTTATTGGCCTGTATGGCTTATGTCGACCTCAACCCCCTTCGCGCCAAGATAGTGGATACCCCTGAAGCCTCAGCAGATGTGTCACTCTCAGCACGGCTTAATACTGACGACAGCAAGCCAGCGTTATTGCCTTTTGTTACCCAGTTTAAAGACAGCCCCAAAGGCATTCCTTTTGCACTGGCCGATTACTTGGCGCTGGTGGATTGGACAGGTCGGGCACAACGAGAAGACAAGCGCGGTTTCATCAGCCAAGAGACACCCGCCATTCTGGAACGCTTAGGCCTCGATGCCGACAGCTTCCTTATTGCCCTTGGCCAACACCAGCTTTCCCGTGGCTCTGTGATTGGCCATAAGCAGGCGCAAAGTGCCTACGCCAAAGCCCATCACCGACGACACGTGGTCGGTCCACCAATAAAAGCCGCTTAA
- a CDS encoding transposase, producing MTRPRAELVSVNDTPYYHCIGRCVRRAFLCGKDTVTGQDFSHRKAWVMERLKVLQAVFTIELCAYAVMSNHYHLVVHVDANKIKRDTHPIMAKLPRKN from the coding sequence ATGACCCGTCCTCGTGCTGAACTGGTGTCGGTGAACGACACACCCTACTACCACTGCATTGGTCGTTGTGTTCGCCGTGCCTTTCTCTGTGGCAAAGACACTGTCACCGGCCAGGATTTCAGTCACCGCAAAGCCTGGGTGATGGAGCGGCTAAAGGTATTGCAAGCTGTCTTTACCATCGAGCTTTGTGCCTATGCGGTGATGTCCAACCATTACCACTTGGTGGTGCATGTGGATGCCAATAAAATAAAACGGGACACCCACCCCATCATGGCGAAATTGCCTCGCAAAAACTAG